In Citrus sinensis cultivar Valencia sweet orange chromosome 4, DVS_A1.0, whole genome shotgun sequence, one DNA window encodes the following:
- the LOC102626322 gene encoding TATA-binding protein-associated factor BTAF1 isoform X1 gives MAQQSSRLNRLLTLLDTGSTQATRFTAARQIGEIAKTHPQDLNSLLRKVSQYLRSKSWDTRVAAAHAIGAIAQNVKLTTLKELFSCVETKMSEVGISGIVEDMVAWPNFHSKIVASVSFTSFDLNKVLEFGALLASGGQEYDIAIDNSKNPRERLARQKQNLKRRLGLDVCEQFVDLNDMIKDEDLIVHKLNSHGNGFDRRFYTSASAHNIQRLVSSMVPSVISKRPSARELNMLKRKAKISSKDQSKSWSEDGDMEVPHAQNVTTPKGSCGDPFNSNKADAVLDEDSSEHEGDGLWPFRSFVEQLILDMFDPVWEVRHGSVMALREILTHHGASAGVFMPELGPDGALNVEFKDKDSITMKREREIDLNVQVPADEPEPLLKKMKFEDAPPPLMDTMVSPVNCDGCNISIKVDDSGCNLPAGSVNGQLDLSSVKVEPESNLDGLSHPSKEAIDILEPRGQSGEKGDFLNSETLKNLPENSELMNWLKLARHSWQKNCEFLQDCAIRFLCILSLDRFGDYVSDQVVAPVRETCAQALGAAFKYMHPSLVYETLYILLQMQRRPEWEIRHGSLLGIKYLVAVRQEMLHGLLGYVLPACRAGLEDPDDDVRAVAADALIPTAAAIVALDGQTLHSIVMLLWDILLDLDDLSPSTSSVMNLLAEIYSQEEMIPKMVGATSKQEFDLNEVVRADDVGEGRDFQANPYMLSMLAPRLWPFMRHSITSVRHSAIRTLERLLEAGYKRMIAESSGGSFWPSFILGDTLRIVFQNLLLESNEEILQCSDRVWRLLVQSPVEDLEAAGGKFMSSWIELATTPFGSSLDATKMFWPVALPRKSHFKAAAKMRAVKLENDSSGSVDLPQERNGDTSTNSVKITVGSDLEMSVTNTRVVTASALGIFASKLHEGSIQFVIDPLWNALTSFSGVQRQVAAMVFISWFKEIKSEELPGSAAVLPNLPGHLKQWLLDLLACSDPTYPTKDSLLPYAELSRTYGKMRNEASQLLRAMETSGMFTEMLSANEIDVESLSADNAISFASKLQLLGSNSDGSESLSRQMLDDIESIKQRMLTTSGYLKCVQSNLHVTVSALVAAAVVWMSELPARLNPIILPLMASIKREQEEKLQEKAAEALAELIADCIARKPSPNDKLIKNICSLTSMDPCETPQAAAMGSMEIIDDQDFLSFGSSTGKQKSRAHMLAGGEDRSRVEGFISRRGSELALRHLCGKFGVSLFDKLPKLWDCLTEVLIPDGPSNKKKIILAIESVRDPQILINNIQLVRSIAPMLDEALKPKLLTLLPCIFKCVCHSHVSVRLAASRCITSMAKSMTINVMAAVVENAIPMLGDMTSVHARQGAGMLISLLVQGLGAELVPYAPLLVVPLLRCMSDCDQSVRQSVTRSFASLVPLLPLARGVSPPTGLTEGLSRNAEDAQFLEQLLDNSHIDDYKLGTELKVTLRRYQQEGINWLAFLKRFKLHGILCDDMGLGKTLQASAIVASDIAERRASNSIEEIHPSLIICPSTLVGHWAFEIEKFIDVSLMSTLQYVGSAQDRIALREQFDKHNVIITSYDVVRKDADYLGQLLWNYCILDEGHIIKNSKSKITVAVKQLKAAHRLILSGTPIQNNITDLWSLFDFLMPGFLGTERQFQATYGKPLVAARDSKCSAKDAEAGVLAMEALHKQVMPFLLRRTKDEVLSDLPEKIIQDRYCDLSAVQLKLYEKFSGSQAKQEISGMVKVDESADKGEGNNVSAKASTHVFQALQYLLKLCSHPLLVLGDKIPESLLCHLSELFPGSSDIISELHKLHHSPKLVALQEIMDECGIGVDGSSSENAVNVGQHRILIFAQHKAFLDIIERDLFQTHMKSVTYLRLDGSVESERRFDIVKAFNSDPTIDALLLTTHVGGLGLNLTSADTLVFMEHDWNPMRDHQAMDRAHRLGQKKVVHVHRLIMRGTLEEKVMSLQRFKVSIANTVINAENASMKTMNTGQLLDLFASAETPKKGGGVSKLSDVDGDPKLMGTGKGLKAILGGLEELWDQSQYTEEYNLSQFLAKLNS, from the exons ATGGCTCAGCAATCGTCACGTCTCAATCGTTTGCTCACTTTATTGGACA ctGGCTCAACGCAAGCAACCAGGTTTACAGCCGCGCGGCAGATTGGGGAGATTGCTAAAACACATCCCCAAGACTTGAATTCATTACTGAGGAAG GTATCACAATATCTTCGGAGTAAAAGTTGGGATACGAGGGTAGCTGCTGCTCATGCTATTGGGGCAATTGCTCAGAATGTTAAGCTCACAACTTTGAAggaattattttcttgtgtGGAAACAAAGATGTCTGAAGTTGGGATAtctggtattgtggaggacatGGTGGCATGGCctaattttcattctaaaattGTAGCAAGTGTTTCATTTACAAG CTTTGACCTCAACAAGGTTTTAGAGTTTGGTGCTTTGTTAGCATCTGGAGGACAG GAGTATGATATTGCAATTGATAATTCCAAGAATCCGAGGGAACGGTTGGCTCGGCAGAAGCAAAATCTTAAACGTCGTTTGG GTTTGGATGTCTGTGAGCAGTTTGTGGATTTAAATGATATGATCAAAGATGAAGATCTTATTGTTCACAAATTAAATTCCCATGGAAATGGGTTTGACCGTAGATTTTACACTTCTGCATCTGCACATAATATCCAACGGCTAGTTTCAAGTATGGTTCCAAGTGTCATTTCTAAGAGGCCAAGTGCTAGAGAATTGAATATGTTAAAgagaaaagcaaaaataagTTCAAAAGACCAATCAAAAAGCTGGTCTGAGGATGGAGATATGGAGGTCCCCCATGCTCAAAATGTGACAACACCAAAGGGATCATGTGGGGATCCATTCAATTCCAATAAg GCAGATGCTGTTCTTGATGAGGACAGCTCAGAGCATGAGGGAGATGGGCTTTGGCCTTTCCGTAGTTTTGTTGAGCAACTCATCCTTGATATGTTTGATCCTG TTTGGGAGGTTCGCCATGGGAGCGTTATGGctttaagagaaattttaaCCCATCATGGTGCTTCTGCTGGAGTGTTTATGCCTGAGTTGGGTCCAGATGGAGCACTAAATGTTGAATTTAAAGACAAAGACTCAATTAcaatgaagagagagagagaaattgatttgaatgtGCAAGTTCCAGCTGATGAGCCAGAGCCCCTTCTAAAAAAGATGAAGTTTGAAGATGCACCCCCTCCCTTGATGGATACGATGGTGTCTCCTGTGAATTGTGATGGCTGTAATATCAGCATAAAGGTTGACGATAGTGGTTGCAATCTACCTGCAGGGTCAGTCAATGGGCAACTTGATCTTAGTTCTGTTAAGGTGGAGCCAGAATctaatcttgatggtttatcCCATCCATCCAAAGAAGCTATTGACATATTAGAGCCAAGGGGACAATCTGGGGAGAAGGGGGACTTTCTAAATTCTGAAACCCTGAAAAATCTTCCTGAAAACAGTGAGCTTATGAACTGGTTGAAACTAGCTAGGCATTCTTGGCAGAAAAACTGTGAATTTCTTCAAGATTGTGCAATTCGTTTCTTATGTATATTATCACTGGACCG TTTTGGAGATTATGTATCTGATCAGGTCGTTGCTCCTGTAAGGGAAACCTGTGCCCAAGCTTTAGGTGCTGCTTTTAAGTATATGCATCCTTCCTTAGTTTATGAGACATTGTATATCTTGTTGCAAATGCAG CGTAGACCAGAATGGGAAATTCGTCATGGTAGCCTTTTGGGCATCAAGTACTTGGTTGCTGTGCGACAG GAGATGCTGCATGGTCTACTAGGCTATGTTCTGCCTGCATGTAGAGCTGGGTTGGAGGACCCTGATGATGATGTTCGAGCAGTGGCTGCAGATGCTTTAATACCCACTGCAGCTGCTATCGTTGCTTTAGATGGTCAAACATTGCATTCAATTGTTATGCTACTTTGGGATATATTGCTCGATTTGGATGATCTAAGCCCGTCCACTAGTAG TGTGATGAATCTGTTGGCGGAAATCTACTCGCAGGAAGAGATGATTCCTAAAATGGTTGGGGCTACATCTAAACAGGAATTTGATCTAAATGAAGTAGTTCGTGCTGATGATGTTGGAGAAGGAAGAGATTTTCAGGCAAATCCTTACATGTTATCAATGCTGGCCCCTCGATTATGGCCATTTATGAGGCATAGCATAACATCAGTCCGCCATTCAGCTATTCGTACTTTG GAGCGACTTCTTGAAGCTGGTTACAAAAGGATGATTGCGGAGTCCTCAGGTGGTTCTTTTTGGCCATCTTTTATTTTGGGTGATACTCTTAGGATTGTTTTTCAGAATCTGCTGCTGGAATCAAATGAAGAAATTCTGCAGTGTTCAGATAGAGTTTGGAGACTGCTTGTTCAG AGCCCTGTCGAGGACTTGGAAGCTGCTGGTGGTAAATTTATGTCTTCCTGGATAGAACTTGCTACAACACCTTTTGGTTCATCATTAGATGCTACAAAAATGTTTTGGCCTGTAGCTCTTCCTCGAAAAAGTCATTTTAAAGCAGCAGCAAAAATGAGAGCTGTGAAGCTTGAAAATGATTCGTCTGGAAGTGTTGATCTTCCACAGGAAAGAAATGGAGATACTTCGACAAACTCAGTTAAGATAACTGTTGGTTCTGACTTGGAAATGTCGGTGACAAATACTCGAGTTGTAACTGCATCAGCATTGGGCATTTTTGCTTCTAAGTTGCATGAAGGATCTATACAGTTTGTAATTGACCCACTTTGGAATGCCCTTACCTCTTTCTCTGGGGTCCAGCGGCAG GTGGCGGCCATGGTTTTCATTTCCTGGTTCAAAGAGATCAAAAGCGAGGAACTTCCTGGATCTGCAGCAGTTTTGCCTAATCTTCCCGGTCATCTCAAACAGTGGTTGTTGGATTTGTTAGCATGCTCTGACCCTACGTACCCCACAAAAGATTCACTTCTTCCCTATGCTGAGCTTTCAAGAACGTATGGCAAGATGCGGAATGAAGCCAGCCAATTACTTCGTGCTATGGAGACATCTGGCATGTTTACAGAAATGTTGTCAGCAAATGAAATTGATGTGGAAAGCTTGAGTGCTGATAATGCAATCAGTTTTGCATCAAAACTGCAGCTATTAGGCAGTAATAGTGATGGCAGTGAATCTTTGAGTAGGCAAATGCTTGATGATATAGAATCGATAAAACAACGAATGTTGACAACTTCTGGATATTTAAAATGTGTTCAG AGTAATTTGCATGTTACTGTCTCCGCGTTAGTTGCAGCTGCAGTTGTCTGGATGTCAGAGCTTCCTGCTCGACTAAATCCAATTATTTTACCTTTGATGGCTTCAATCAAAAGAGAGCAG GAAGAAAAATTGCAGGAGAAGGCTGCTGAGGCACTTGCAGAACTTATTGCTGATTGTATAGCTCGTAAACCTAGtccaaatgataaattaatcaaGAATATTTGTAGTTTGACAAGTATGGATCCTTGTGAGACACCTCAAGCTGCAGCTATGGGTTCCATGGAGATAATTGATGATCAAGATTTTCTCTCCTTTGGGAGCAGTACAGGAAAACAGAAGTCAAGGGCTCACATGCTTGCTGGTGGTGAAGATCGGTCAAGAGTTGAAGGCTTTATTAGCAGAAGAGGGTCTGAGCTTGCATTGAGGCATTTGTGTGGGAAGTTTGGTGTTTCATTATTTGATAAGCTGCCAAAACTCTGGGACTGCCTTACTGAAGTTCTTATTCCAGATGGtccttcaaataaaaagaaaataatattagcCATCGAGTCTGTTAGGGATCCACAGatcttaataaataatatccaG CTTGTACGTTCCATTGCACCAATGCTAGATGAGGCATTAAAACCAAAGCTGCTTACACTTCTTCCATGCATTTTCAAATGTGTTTGTCATTCTCATGTCTCTGTTAGATTGGCTGCTTCCCGATGTATAACGTCAATGGCTAAATCAATGACCATAAATGTAATGGCAGCTGTAGTAGAAAATGCAATTCCCATGTTAGGGGATATGACCTCTGTTCATGCCAGACAAGGTGCCGGCATGCTTATTAGTTTGCTTGTTCAGGGATTGGGTGCGGAGCTTGTACCATACGCTCCTTTGTTAGTTGTTCCTCTTCTGAGGTGTATGAGTGATTGTGATCAGTCTGTTAGACAGAGCGTGACACGAAGTTTTGCATCTCTTGTACCACTACTTCCATTAGCAAGGGGTGTTTCACCACCTACTGGACTGACTGAAGGCTTATCTAGAAATGCTGAAGATGCACAGTTCTTGGAGCAGTTACTTGACAATTCCCATATCGATGACTACAAACTTGGCACTGAATTAAAAGTAACCTTGAGGAG GTACCAACAGGAAGGTATAAACTGGTTGGCATTTCTGAAACGTTTCAAGCTTCATGGAATCTTATGTGATGATATGGGGCTGGGAAAGACACTCCAAGCTTCGGCGATTGTAGCATCTGACATTGCAGAGCGGCGTGCTTCAAACAGTATTGAGGAGATTCATCcatctttaattatttgcCCCTCAACACTTGTTGGACACTGGGCATTTGAAATAGAGAAGTTCATTGATGTTTCTTTAATGAGTACTCTCCAATATGTTGGTTCAGCCCAAGATCGCATTGCTCTTAGAGAACAATTTGATAAGCATAATGTCATCATTACATCATATGATGTGGTCCGTAAAGATGCCGATTATCTTGGACAATTACTTTGGAATTACTGTATTCTTGACGAAGGGCATATCATCAAGAACTCCAAGTCTAAAATTACAGTTGCAGTAAAGCAGCTGAAAGCAGCACACCGACTAATACTTAGTGGAACACCCATTCAG AATAACATCACAGATTTGTGGTCCctttttgattttctaatgCCAGGGTTTCTTGGAACAGAGAGACAA TTCCAAGCTACTTATGGGAAGCCACTGGTGGCGGCTAGAGATTCTAAATGTTCTGCCAAAGATGCTGAAGCTGGGGTACTTGCCATGGAAGCATTGCATAAGCAG GTCATGCCGTTCCTACTCCGTCGGACAAAAGATGAAGTTCTTTCTGACCTTCCAGAAAAGATAATTCAGGACAGATACTGTGATCTGAGTGCTGTCCAATTAAAACTTTATGAAAAGTTTTCTGGTTCACAAGCAAAACAAGAAATTTCTGGCATGGTAAAAGTTGATGAGTCTGCAGATAAAGGAGAAGGGAATAATGTCTCAGCAAAAGCATCTACGCATGTTTTCCAG GCACTGCAGTACTTGCTAAAACTTTGTAGTCATCCATTGCTTGTCCTTGGGGACAAGATTCCTGAATCACTTTTATGCCATTTGTCAGAACTCTTTCCAGGAAGTTCTGACATCATTTCTGAACTACATAAGCTTCATCACTCTCCCAAATTAGTTGCTCTTCAGGAGATAATGGATGAGTGTGGAATAGGCGTGGATGGTTCTAGTTCTGAAAATGCTGTTAATGTTGGGCAGCAcagaattttgatatttgctCAGCATAAA GCCTTTCTAGACATTATTGAAAGAGATTTGTTTCAGACCCATATGAAGAG TGTAACCTACCTACGGCTAGATGGATCGGTTGAATCAGAAAGACGTTTTGATATAGTGAAGGCTTTTAATTCAGACCCTACTATTGATGCACTGCTTCTTACAACGCATG TTGGTGGCCTGGGATTGAACCTGACATCTGCTGACACCCTTGTTTTCATGGAGCATGACTGGAATCCTATGCGGGACCATCAG GCAATGGACAGAGCACACAGATTAGGGCAGAAAAAGGTCGTACATGTCCATCGTCTCATTATGCGCGGCACACTGGAAGAGAAAGTTATGAGCCTCCAACGGTTTAAAGTTTCTATTGCAAATACCGTAATTAATGCAGAGAATGCCAGCATGAAAACGATGAATACTGGCCAGTTGCTTGATTTATTCGCTTCTGCGGAAACGCCTAAAAAG GGTGGCGGGGTATCAAAGCTCTCTGATGTTGATGGAGATCCAAAATTAATGGGCACGGGAAAGGGATTGAAGGCCATTCTTGGTGGACTGGAAGAGCTATGGGATCAATCACAGTACACCGAAGAATACAACTTGAGCCAGTTTTTAGCAAAGCTCAACAGCTGA